From Streptomyces sp. TLI_235, a single genomic window includes:
- a CDS encoding TQXA domain-containing protein, translated as MFHSQKRAVSRIGTVMLASGIAVASGLVAAGAASADSGAGITATIQPTMVSGAVDTGGGHVIQGGLFTLKTDDGKLIQTYCIDIDHGVKIKDAVKYQESNWASSSLGAPGKAEAAGKIRWILEHSYPKLSLDAVKTAVGIKGEFTKEDAAAGTQAAIWRFSDNKTAATPIDGEAKQLTDYLAGSKNTGLPAEPAPSLDLDPSAVNGKSGSKLGPFTLNSSADEVKLSLSGDSSGGKVKLVDKDGKAVGDLKGPIAKDTKLFLDVPAGTAAGSATVKAAATTTVPTGRVFLSVGYTPEKHSQTMILAGSEELSVAKTAKATWTQAKGPLLEATAKVDCTKNGVQVTVTNSGDEQATVTITPGKSVTVGAGKTETVLVPVAEDATYDIKVSGPNLNEEFKGILDCKTTSTTGGTTGGTTGGTTGSTTGGSTGGSTTGGSLASTGGGSHTGLIAGIAGLLVAAGGGAVFALRRRGRHGRAAA; from the coding sequence ATGTTCCACAGCCAGAAGCGGGCTGTCTCCCGCATAGGTACTGTCATGCTCGCGTCCGGTATTGCCGTGGCGAGCGGCCTGGTCGCCGCAGGTGCGGCCTCGGCCGACAGCGGCGCGGGCATCACCGCGACGATTCAGCCGACCATGGTCAGCGGAGCCGTCGACACCGGTGGCGGCCACGTGATCCAGGGCGGTCTTTTCACCCTGAAGACGGATGACGGCAAGCTCATCCAGACGTACTGCATCGACATCGACCACGGCGTCAAGATCAAGGATGCGGTCAAGTACCAGGAGTCGAACTGGGCGTCCAGCTCGCTCGGCGCCCCGGGCAAGGCCGAGGCAGCGGGCAAGATCCGCTGGATCCTTGAGCACTCGTACCCGAAGCTCTCCCTCGACGCGGTGAAGACCGCCGTCGGCATCAAGGGCGAGTTCACCAAGGAGGACGCGGCGGCCGGCACCCAGGCCGCGATCTGGCGCTTCTCCGACAACAAGACCGCCGCCACGCCGATCGACGGCGAGGCCAAGCAGCTCACCGACTACCTGGCGGGCAGCAAGAACACCGGCCTGCCGGCCGAGCCGGCGCCGTCGCTGGACCTCGACCCGTCCGCGGTCAACGGCAAGTCGGGCAGCAAGCTCGGCCCGTTCACGCTCAACAGCAGCGCCGACGAGGTCAAGCTGTCGCTGAGCGGTGACTCCTCCGGCGGCAAGGTCAAGCTGGTCGACAAGGACGGCAAGGCCGTCGGCGACCTCAAGGGCCCGATCGCCAAGGACACCAAGCTGTTCCTGGACGTCCCCGCGGGCACCGCGGCCGGCTCGGCCACCGTCAAGGCGGCCGCCACCACCACCGTGCCCACCGGCCGCGTCTTCCTCAGCGTCGGCTACACCCCGGAGAAGCACAGCCAGACCATGATCCTGGCCGGCTCCGAGGAGCTGAGCGTCGCCAAGACGGCGAAGGCCACCTGGACGCAGGCCAAGGGCCCGCTGCTGGAGGCCACCGCCAAGGTCGACTGCACCAAGAACGGTGTCCAGGTCACCGTCACCAACAGCGGTGACGAGCAGGCCACCGTGACGATCACCCCGGGCAAGTCCGTCACCGTCGGTGCCGGCAAGACCGAGACCGTGCTCGTCCCGGTCGCCGAGGACGCCACCTACGACATCAAGGTGAGCGGCCCGAACCTGAACGAGGAGTTCAAGGGCATCCTCGACTGCAAGACCACCAGCACCACGGGCGGTACCACCGGCGGCACGACCGGTGGCACCACCGGCTCGACCACCGGCGGCAGCACCGGCGGCTCGACCACCGGCGGCAGCCTGGCCAGCACCGGTGGCGGCAGCCACACCGGCCTGATCGCCGGCATCGCGGGCCTGCTCGTCGCCGCCGGCGGCGGCGCGGTGTTCGCCCTGCGCCGTCGTGGCCGCCACGGCCGCGCCGCGGCCTGA
- a CDS encoding hemoglobin has protein sequence MNETRQNTLPEETFFDAVGGEATFRRLVHRFYQGVAQDELLRPMYPEEDLGPAEERFALFLMQYWGGPRTYSEDRGHPRLRMRHAPFQVDRAAHDAWLRHMRTALDELDLPEDAERQLWDYLTYAAASMINTAG, from the coding sequence GTGAACGAGACCCGGCAGAACACGCTTCCCGAGGAGACCTTTTTCGACGCGGTCGGCGGCGAGGCCACCTTCCGCCGGCTGGTGCACCGCTTCTACCAGGGCGTCGCGCAGGACGAACTGCTGCGGCCGATGTACCCCGAGGAGGACCTCGGCCCCGCCGAGGAGCGCTTCGCGCTCTTCCTCATGCAGTACTGGGGCGGGCCCCGGACGTACAGCGAGGATCGCGGCCACCCGCGGCTGCGGATGCGGCACGCCCCGTTCCAGGTGGACCGCGCCGCCCACGACGCCTGGCTGCGGCACATGCGCACCGCCCTCGACGAGCTGGACCTGCCCGAGGACGCCGAGCGCCAGCTCTGGGACTACCTGACCTACGCCGCCGCTTCGATGATCAACACCGCGGGCTGA
- a CDS encoding TetR family transcriptional regulator, with amino-acid sequence MTPARGDHDARRRDVSEAVWRVLADRGFGGLTLRAVAAEMGASTGLLTHYFPNKRALVAHALEVLDRRAAARPRPAAESAAPAGGLAMLRAVLLDILPLDAESAADNRIWVGSWDAALADGGLSAEHAGRYRRSRERMAELAAEAQRLGELPSGRPAEEIAAGAQAFVLGLVVQALFAPGEFPAERQIALLDGYLAGLAAG; translated from the coding sequence ATGACGCCAGCCCGCGGAGACCACGACGCCCGCCGCCGAGACGTCTCCGAGGCGGTCTGGCGGGTGCTGGCCGACCGCGGCTTCGGCGGACTGACGCTGCGCGCCGTGGCGGCCGAGATGGGCGCCTCCACCGGGCTGCTCACGCACTACTTCCCCAACAAACGCGCCCTGGTGGCGCATGCCCTGGAGGTGCTGGACCGGCGGGCGGCGGCCCGGCCGCGGCCCGCCGCCGAGAGTGCCGCCCCCGCCGGCGGACTGGCGATGCTGCGCGCCGTCCTGCTGGACATCCTGCCGCTGGACGCCGAGAGCGCCGCCGACAACCGGATCTGGGTGGGCTCCTGGGACGCGGCGCTGGCGGACGGCGGCCTGTCCGCCGAGCACGCCGGGCGCTACCGGCGCTCCCGGGAGCGGATGGCCGAACTCGCCGCCGAGGCGCAGCGGCTGGGCGAACTGCCGTCCGGGCGGCCGGCCGAGGAGATCGCCGCCGGGGCGCAGGCCTTCGTCCTGGGGCTGGTCGTGCAGGCGCTGTTCGCGCCGGGGGAGTTCCCGGCGGAGCGCCAGATCGCCCTGCTGGACGGGTACCTCGCGGGGCTGGCGGCGGGCTGA
- a CDS encoding alkylation response protein AidB-like acyl-CoA dehydrogenase — translation MSTFSLDPGPDQIAVRDWLHGFAADVIRPAAAEWDEREETPWPVIQEAAKVGIYSLDFYAQQYFDPSGIGIPIAMEELFWGDAGIGLSIVGTTLAAVAVLANGTEEQIGTWAPQMFGTPDDVKVAAFCSSEPDAGSDVSALRTRAVYDEAKDEWVLNGTKTWATNGGIADVHVVVATVDPALGARGQASFVVPPGTPGLSQGQKFKKHGIRASHTAEVVIDDVRLPGHCLLGGREKLDERLARARERAAGGASGSAKGKNAAMATFEASRPAVGAQAIGIARAAYEVALDYARTRVQFGRPIIDNQGVAFQLADMKTRIDAARLLVWRASWMAATNQPFTSAEGSMSKLYAGETAKWVTSQAMQILGGNGFTREYPVERMHRDSAIYTIFEGTSEIQRLVISRAISGMPIR, via the coding sequence ATGAGCACCTTCTCCCTGGACCCCGGACCGGACCAGATCGCCGTCCGCGACTGGCTGCACGGCTTCGCCGCCGACGTGATCCGGCCCGCCGCGGCCGAGTGGGACGAGCGCGAGGAGACCCCCTGGCCGGTCATCCAGGAGGCCGCCAAGGTCGGCATCTACTCCCTCGACTTCTACGCCCAGCAGTACTTCGACCCCTCCGGCATCGGCATCCCGATCGCCATGGAGGAGCTCTTCTGGGGCGACGCCGGCATCGGCCTGTCCATCGTCGGCACCACCCTGGCCGCCGTCGCCGTGCTCGCCAACGGCACCGAGGAGCAGATCGGCACCTGGGCGCCGCAGATGTTCGGCACCCCGGACGACGTCAAGGTCGCCGCCTTCTGCTCCTCCGAGCCCGACGCCGGCTCGGACGTCTCCGCGCTGCGCACCCGCGCCGTCTACGACGAGGCCAAGGACGAGTGGGTGCTCAACGGCACCAAGACCTGGGCCACCAACGGCGGCATCGCCGACGTCCACGTCGTCGTCGCCACCGTCGACCCGGCCCTCGGCGCCCGCGGCCAGGCCTCCTTCGTCGTGCCGCCCGGCACCCCCGGCCTCTCCCAGGGCCAGAAGTTCAAGAAGCACGGCATCCGCGCCTCGCACACCGCCGAGGTCGTCATCGACGACGTCCGGCTGCCCGGCCACTGCCTGCTCGGCGGCAGGGAGAAGCTGGACGAGCGGCTCGCCCGCGCCCGCGAGCGAGCGGCCGGCGGCGCCTCGGGTTCGGCCAAGGGCAAGAACGCCGCCATGGCCACCTTCGAGGCGTCCCGCCCCGCGGTCGGCGCCCAGGCCATCGGCATCGCCCGGGCCGCGTACGAGGTCGCGCTCGACTACGCCAGGACACGCGTGCAGTTCGGCCGCCCGATCATCGACAACCAGGGCGTGGCCTTCCAGCTCGCCGACATGAAGACCCGGATCGACGCCGCCCGGCTGCTGGTCTGGCGGGCCTCCTGGATGGCCGCCACCAACCAGCCGTTCACCAGCGCCGAGGGCTCGATGTCCAAGCTGTACGCCGGCGAGACCGCGAAGTGGGTCACCTCGCAGGCCATGCAGATCCTCGGCGGCAACGGCTTCACCCGCGAGTACCCGGTGGAGCGGATGCACCGCGACAGCGCCATCTACACCATCTTCGAGGGCACCAGCGAGATCCAGCGGCTGGTCATCTCCCGTGCCATCTCCGGGATGCCGATCCGCTGA
- a CDS encoding acyl-CoA thioester hydrolase, with amino-acid sequence MARHIYACPLRWSDMDAFGHVNNVVFLRYLEEARIDFMFTQAAEAGAGEFAGGSVVARHEIEYKKPLVHRPTPVTVETWVTKIGGASLTVSYEIKDTADDGTETVYVKASTIVVPYDLAEGRPRRISPVEREFLSRFMDEVPAAVAAA; translated from the coding sequence GTGGCACGCCACATCTACGCCTGCCCCCTGCGGTGGTCCGACATGGACGCCTTCGGCCACGTCAACAACGTGGTCTTCCTGCGCTACCTGGAGGAGGCCCGGATCGACTTCATGTTCACCCAGGCCGCCGAGGCCGGCGCCGGGGAGTTCGCGGGCGGCTCGGTGGTGGCGCGCCACGAGATCGAGTACAAGAAGCCGCTGGTGCACCGCCCGACCCCGGTGACCGTCGAGACCTGGGTCACCAAGATCGGCGGCGCATCCCTCACCGTCTCCTACGAGATCAAGGACACCGCGGACGACGGCACCGAGACGGTCTACGTCAAGGCGTCCACCATCGTCGTCCCCTACGACCTGGCCGAGGGCCGGCCGCGCCGGATCAGCCCCGTCGAGCGAGAGTTCCTCTCCCGCTTCATGGACGAGGTCCCGGCCGCCGTGGCCGCCGCCTGA
- a CDS encoding enoyl-CoA hydratase/carnithine racemase produces MAQVLETGVAGLRAELDGPVATLVLDRPERRNAMTLAMWRGLPGVLGLIAARPEVRALLVTGAARTFCAGADIAELAEVYGDPARADAYHAENVAAEEALAAFPHPTVAVVHGACVGGGCQLAVACDLRFAAHDARFGITPAKLGVVYPSVPTVRLASLVGPARAKYLLFSGELVGAERAERFGLVDEVLPATELDSRAREFAALLAKRSPQTIGAVKAALSVPPQEAAAALAPWERKSREAPDVREGLAAFLERREPRF; encoded by the coding sequence ATGGCCCAAGTGCTCGAGACCGGCGTGGCCGGGCTGCGTGCGGAACTCGACGGCCCGGTGGCCACGCTCGTCCTGGACCGGCCGGAGCGGCGCAACGCCATGACGCTGGCGATGTGGCGGGGGCTGCCGGGGGTGCTGGGGCTGATCGCCGCGCGGCCCGAGGTGCGGGCGCTGCTGGTGACCGGCGCGGCGCGGACGTTCTGCGCGGGCGCGGACATCGCCGAACTGGCCGAGGTGTACGGCGATCCGGCGCGTGCCGACGCCTACCACGCGGAGAACGTCGCGGCGGAGGAGGCGCTGGCCGCCTTCCCGCACCCGACGGTGGCGGTGGTGCACGGCGCCTGTGTGGGTGGGGGCTGCCAGTTGGCGGTCGCCTGCGACCTGCGGTTCGCCGCGCACGACGCCCGGTTCGGGATCACCCCGGCGAAACTGGGCGTGGTGTACCCGTCGGTGCCGACCGTGCGGCTGGCTTCGCTGGTGGGGCCGGCCCGGGCCAAGTACCTGCTGTTCTCTGGCGAGTTGGTGGGTGCCGAGCGGGCGGAGCGGTTCGGCCTGGTGGACGAGGTGCTGCCGGCCACCGAACTGGACTCGCGGGCGCGGGAGTTCGCCGCCCTGCTGGCGAAGCGGTCGCCGCAGACGATCGGCGCGGTGAAGGCGGCGCTGTCCGTCCCGCCGCAGGAGGCGGCCGCGGCGTTGGCGCCGTGGGAGCGCAAGTCGCGTGAGGCGCCGGACGTCCGGGAGGGCCTGGCGGCCTTCCTGGAGCGGCGCGAGCCCCGGTTCTGA
- a CDS encoding RimJ/RimL family protein N-acetyltransferase, with the protein MYAVPLAEGAELCPLEPWQAEEFFSHMERARANTDPWIPWATRSTDLESARATLQGYADRQAADSGRIFGIRLDGTLVGGVMFVHFDAAAGVCEIGAWAEKAGEGRGLISAAVRRLIDWALVERGLHKVEWWNSSGNARSRAVAQRMGMHHDGTMREHMLYRGVRQDYEVWSVLAPEWRAAGGGRERG; encoded by the coding sequence GTGTACGCCGTACCGCTCGCCGAGGGCGCCGAGCTCTGTCCGCTCGAACCGTGGCAAGCCGAGGAATTCTTCTCGCACATGGAGCGTGCCCGGGCCAACACCGACCCGTGGATACCGTGGGCCACCCGGTCCACCGATCTCGAATCGGCCCGCGCGACGCTCCAGGGATATGCCGACCGGCAGGCCGCCGACTCCGGGCGGATCTTCGGAATCCGGCTGGACGGCACGCTGGTCGGCGGCGTGATGTTCGTGCACTTCGACGCCGCGGCCGGGGTGTGTGAAATCGGTGCGTGGGCGGAAAAGGCCGGTGAGGGCCGCGGACTGATCAGCGCCGCCGTCCGGCGGCTGATCGACTGGGCGCTCGTCGAGCGCGGGCTGCACAAGGTCGAATGGTGGAACAGCTCCGGCAATGCCCGCAGCCGGGCGGTGGCGCAGCGGATGGGCATGCACCACGACGGCACCATGCGCGAGCACATGCTGTACCGGGGGGTGCGCCAGGACTACGAGGTGTGGTCCGTGCTCGCCCCGGAGTGGCGCGCGGCCGGGGGCGGCCGGGAGCGCGGCTGA
- a CDS encoding ABC-2 type transport system permease protein gives MTATAPTTTDRVPAAAPEPEAPERASAFVGLVRVMLLGFVRDRGALFFTLLMPLIFLLMFGTLFKSAGAPHVKVAQVGAVQVLDSVQGDDRTELEKVLTVTKVDDEAAALEKVRKGDLDALVEQGANGQLVLRYSASDTVKAGSVRAIVDNLVQAANQAAAGRPPAFTLAAIQVEDRSLKPIQFLTPGLLGWAIASGAVYGASFTLINWRTKRVLRRLRLAPVSIGGVIGARVAVNCVIALAQTAIFLLIATTPFFGLKLTGNWWLIVPLVLCATIAFMSIGLLTGGLAKTEEAANGINQLIILPMSFLGGAFIPIDGSPGWLQTVSRVFPLRYLVTASQSVLSRGGGIMDALPAMGGLLAFSAVLCLIAWRFFNWDDV, from the coding sequence ATGACCGCCACCGCCCCCACCACGACCGACCGCGTGCCGGCCGCCGCCCCGGAGCCCGAGGCGCCGGAGCGCGCCAGCGCCTTCGTCGGGCTCGTCCGGGTCATGCTGCTGGGCTTCGTGCGCGACCGCGGCGCGCTCTTCTTCACCCTGCTCATGCCGCTGATCTTCCTGCTGATGTTCGGCACGCTCTTCAAGAGCGCGGGTGCCCCGCACGTGAAGGTCGCCCAGGTCGGCGCCGTCCAGGTGCTCGACTCCGTGCAGGGCGACGACCGCACGGAACTGGAGAAGGTCCTCACCGTCACCAAGGTCGACGACGAGGCCGCCGCCCTCGAGAAGGTCCGCAAGGGAGACCTCGACGCCCTGGTCGAGCAGGGCGCGAACGGGCAGCTCGTGCTGCGCTACAGCGCCTCGGACACGGTCAAGGCCGGCAGCGTCCGGGCGATCGTCGACAACCTGGTGCAGGCCGCCAATCAGGCCGCCGCCGGCCGCCCGCCGGCGTTCACCCTGGCCGCGATCCAGGTCGAGGACCGGTCGCTCAAGCCGATCCAGTTCCTCACCCCCGGCCTGCTCGGCTGGGCCATCGCCTCCGGCGCCGTCTATGGCGCCTCCTTCACCCTGATCAACTGGCGCACCAAGCGGGTGCTCCGCCGGCTGCGGCTCGCCCCGGTCTCCATCGGCGGGGTGATCGGCGCCCGGGTCGCGGTGAACTGCGTGATCGCCCTCGCCCAGACGGCGATCTTCCTGCTCATCGCCACCACGCCGTTCTTCGGGCTCAAGCTCACCGGCAACTGGTGGCTGATCGTGCCGCTGGTGCTCTGCGCGACCATCGCCTTCATGTCGATCGGCCTGCTCACCGGCGGGCTCGCCAAGACCGAGGAGGCGGCGAACGGCATCAACCAGCTGATCATCCTGCCGATGTCCTTCCTCGGCGGCGCGTTCATCCCGATCGACGGCAGCCCCGGCTGGCTGCAGACCGTCTCCCGGGTCTTCCCGCTGCGCTACCTGGTCACCGCCTCGCAGTCGGTGCTCAGCCGCGGCGGCGGCATCATGGACGCCCTGCCCGCGATGGGCGGACTGCTCGCCTTCTCGGCGGTGCTCTGCCTGATCGCCTGGCGCTTCTTCAACTGGGACGACGTGTAG
- a CDS encoding ATP-binding cassette ChvD family protein: MAEYIYTMRKVRKAHGDKVILDDVTLSFLPGAKIGVVGPNGAGKSTVLKMMAGLEQPSNGDAFLSPGYTVGMLLQEPPLDESKTVLENVEDGVKEIKGKLNRFNEIAELMATDYSDALLEEMGRLQEDLDHANAWDLDAQLEQAMDALGCPPGDWPVTKLSGGEKRRVALCKLLLEAPDLLLLDEPTNHLDAESVNWLEQHLAKYAGTVVAVTHDRYFLDNVAQWILELDRGRAFPYEGNYSTYLETKQTRLKVEGQKDAKRAKRLKEELEWVRSNAKGRQAKSKARLARYEEMAAEADKMRKLDFEEIQIPPGPRLGSVVVEVGNLSKGFGEKLLIEDLSFTLPRNGIVGVIGPNGAGKTTLFKMLQGLETPDDGNVKVGETVKISYVDQNRANIDPKKTLWEVVSDGLDWINVGQVEMPSRAYVSAFGFKGPDQQKPAGVLSGGERNRLNLALTLKQGGNLLLLDEPTNDLDVETLSSLENALLDFPGCAVVISHDRWFLDRVATHILAYEGDSKWFWFEGNFESYEKNKIERLGADAARPHRATYKKLTRG, translated from the coding sequence GTGGCGGAATACATCTACACGATGCGCAAGGTGCGCAAGGCACACGGCGACAAGGTCATCCTTGACGACGTGACGCTCTCCTTCCTCCCCGGGGCGAAGATCGGCGTCGTCGGCCCCAACGGTGCCGGTAAGTCCACGGTGCTGAAGATGATGGCCGGGCTGGAGCAGCCGTCCAACGGTGACGCCTTCCTCTCTCCCGGGTACACCGTCGGCATGCTCCTTCAGGAGCCCCCGCTCGACGAGTCCAAGACCGTCCTGGAGAACGTCGAGGACGGCGTCAAGGAGATCAAGGGCAAGCTCAACCGGTTCAACGAGATCGCCGAGCTGATGGCGACCGACTACTCGGACGCGCTGCTCGAGGAGATGGGCCGGCTCCAGGAGGACCTGGACCACGCCAACGCCTGGGACCTCGACGCCCAGCTGGAGCAGGCCATGGACGCCCTGGGCTGCCCGCCCGGCGACTGGCCGGTCACCAAGCTCTCCGGTGGCGAGAAGCGCCGCGTCGCGCTCTGCAAGCTGCTGCTGGAGGCACCCGACCTCCTGCTCCTCGACGAGCCCACCAACCACCTCGACGCCGAGTCGGTGAACTGGCTGGAGCAGCACCTCGCCAAGTACGCCGGCACCGTCGTCGCGGTCACCCACGACCGGTACTTCCTCGACAACGTCGCCCAGTGGATCCTGGAGCTCGACCGCGGCCGGGCGTTCCCCTACGAGGGCAACTACTCCACCTACCTGGAGACCAAGCAGACCCGTCTCAAGGTCGAGGGCCAGAAGGACGCCAAGCGCGCCAAGCGGCTCAAGGAAGAGCTGGAGTGGGTCCGCTCCAACGCCAAGGGCCGCCAGGCCAAGTCCAAGGCCCGTCTCGCCCGGTACGAGGAGATGGCGGCCGAGGCCGACAAGATGCGGAAGCTGGACTTCGAGGAGATCCAGATCCCGCCGGGCCCGCGCCTGGGCAGTGTCGTCGTCGAGGTGGGCAACCTCTCCAAGGGCTTCGGCGAGAAGCTCCTGATCGAGGACCTGAGCTTCACCCTGCCGCGCAACGGCATCGTCGGCGTCATCGGCCCGAACGGCGCCGGCAAGACCACCCTGTTCAAGATGCTGCAGGGCCTGGAGACCCCGGACGACGGCAACGTCAAGGTCGGCGAGACCGTCAAGATCAGCTACGTCGACCAGAACCGCGCCAACATCGACCCGAAGAAGACCCTGTGGGAGGTCGTCTCCGACGGCCTCGACTGGATCAACGTCGGCCAGGTCGAGATGCCGTCCCGCGCCTACGTCTCCGCGTTCGGCTTCAAGGGCCCGGACCAGCAGAAGCCGGCCGGCGTGCTCTCCGGCGGTGAGCGCAACCGCCTGAACCTGGCGCTCACCCTCAAGCAGGGCGGCAACCTGCTGCTCCTCGACGAGCCCACCAACGACCTGGACGTCGAGACGCTCTCCTCGCTGGAGAACGCCCTGCTGGACTTCCCGGGCTGCGCCGTGGTCATCTCCCACGACCGCTGGTTCCTGGACCGGGTCGCCACCCACATCCTCGCCTACGAGGGCGACAGCAAGTGGTTCTGGTTCGAGGGCAACTTCGAGTCCTACGAGAAGAACAAGATCGAGCGGCTCGGCGCGGACGCCGCTCGCCCGCACCGCGCCACCTACAAGAAGCTGACCCGCGGCTGA
- a CDS encoding enamine deaminase RidA (YjgF/YER057c/UK114 family) — MVQRSTVRRSIVPSLFPPPGYAHTAVVEPGTRLVFLAGGVPLDADGELVGPGDRVAQARQVLANLEEALRHAGGTLADVVASTVYVVSAEPGPLSEVWDVVNASGLAEGPHTSTLLGVACLGYTGQLVEITVTAVVGGDAAVEG, encoded by the coding sequence ATGGTTCAGCGCAGCACTGTCCGGCGCAGCATCGTCCCGAGCCTGTTCCCGCCGCCCGGCTATGCGCACACGGCGGTGGTGGAGCCCGGCACCCGCCTGGTGTTCCTGGCCGGCGGGGTGCCGCTGGACGCGGACGGCGAGTTGGTCGGTCCCGGTGACCGGGTGGCGCAGGCACGCCAGGTGCTGGCCAACCTGGAGGAGGCGCTGCGGCACGCCGGCGGCACCCTCGCCGACGTGGTGGCCAGCACGGTGTACGTGGTCTCGGCCGAGCCCGGCCCGCTCTCGGAGGTCTGGGACGTGGTGAACGCCTCCGGCCTGGCCGAGGGCCCGCACACCTCGACGCTGCTCGGAGTGGCCTGCCTCGGCTACACCGGCCAGTTGGTGGAGATCACAGTGACCGCCGTGGTCGGCGGGGACGCCGCTGTGGAAGGGTGA
- a CDS encoding single-strand DNA-binding protein, with translation MNETLVTIVGNVASTVTYAQTPAGVPVANFRMATTERRFDRGAGDWVDGETSWVTVVAWRWLATNLVSSVNKGDPVVVSGRLRVREWGEEDRRRTAVEIDARSVGHDLARGTSAFRWAVRARAEQENVGSGTPGSAGRPAGGSRPGDPAPIGEAVPEWIIAAVEARRVAERAAAGAAARVGPVPAPVFESVAGAPGAAAGS, from the coding sequence GTGAATGAGACCCTGGTGACGATCGTCGGCAATGTCGCGTCGACGGTCACCTATGCGCAGACGCCGGCCGGTGTGCCGGTGGCCAACTTCCGGATGGCCACCACCGAGCGCCGCTTCGACCGCGGCGCCGGCGACTGGGTGGACGGCGAGACGAGCTGGGTGACGGTGGTTGCCTGGCGGTGGCTCGCGACCAACCTGGTGAGTTCGGTCAACAAGGGCGATCCGGTGGTCGTCAGCGGGCGCCTGCGGGTCCGGGAGTGGGGCGAGGAGGACCGCCGGCGGACGGCAGTGGAGATCGATGCCCGCTCGGTGGGCCACGACCTCGCGCGCGGTACCTCCGCCTTCCGATGGGCCGTCCGCGCACGGGCCGAGCAGGAGAACGTCGGTTCGGGTACGCCCGGTTCGGCGGGGCGCCCGGCGGGCGGTTCGCGGCCGGGCGACCCTGCGCCGATCGGCGAGGCCGTGCCGGAGTGGATCATCGCGGCGGTCGAGGCGCGCCGGGTGGCCGAGCGGGCCGCCGCGGGCGCGGCCGCGCGGGTCGGGCCGGTGCCGGCGCCGGTGTTCGAGAGTGTCGCAGGAGCGCCGGGTGCCGCGGCCGGCAGTTGA
- a CDS encoding ABC-2 type transport system ATP-binding protein, with protein sequence MTAAIAADGIRKRYGDVQAVDGVSLTVEAGEFYGILGPNGAGKTTTLEILEGIREPDEGRVELLGLSPWPRNTALLPRIGVQFQASSFFNRLTARETIRTFASFYGVGPKRADAMLEKVGLADSAGVQTEKMSGGQAQRLSIACALVHGPELVFLDEPTTGLDPQARRNLWDLLRDINAEGRTVVLTTHYLDEAEVLCDRVSVMDHGKVLKTGAPAALVREIDDTVRISVESGLLAADTARELFAAAGAELAGLEDDGVSLSVSTRVPAPVLSVLAEQNALRGLEVRGATLEDVFLRLTGREYRA encoded by the coding sequence ATGACTGCAGCTATAGCCGCCGACGGAATACGGAAGCGGTACGGGGACGTCCAGGCCGTCGACGGTGTGTCACTCACCGTCGAGGCGGGCGAGTTCTACGGGATTCTCGGGCCGAACGGGGCCGGCAAGACCACCACTCTGGAGATCCTGGAAGGGATCCGCGAGCCCGACGAGGGCCGCGTCGAACTGCTGGGGCTGTCACCCTGGCCGCGCAACACCGCACTGCTGCCGCGCATCGGCGTGCAGTTCCAGGCGTCGTCCTTCTTCAACCGGCTGACCGCCCGGGAGACCATCCGCACCTTCGCCTCCTTCTACGGTGTCGGCCCGAAGCGGGCCGACGCGATGCTGGAGAAGGTCGGGCTGGCCGACTCCGCCGGCGTCCAGACCGAGAAGATGTCCGGCGGCCAGGCGCAGCGCCTCTCCATCGCCTGCGCCCTCGTCCACGGACCGGAGTTGGTCTTCCTGGACGAACCGACCACCGGGCTCGACCCGCAGGCCCGCCGCAACCTGTGGGACCTGCTGCGCGACATCAACGCCGAGGGCCGCACCGTCGTCCTCACCACCCACTACCTCGACGAGGCCGAGGTGCTCTGCGACCGGGTCTCGGTGATGGACCACGGCAAGGTCCTCAAGACCGGCGCACCGGCGGCCCTGGTCCGCGAGATCGACGACACCGTCCGGATCAGCGTCGAGTCGGGGCTGCTCGCGGCCGACACCGCCCGCGAGCTGTTCGCCGCGGCCGGCGCCGAACTGGCCGGCCTGGAGGACGACGGCGTCTCGCTGTCCGTCTCCACCCGCGTCCCCGCGCCGGTGCTCTCGGTGCTCGCCGAGCAGAACGCGCTGCGCGGCCTGGAGGTCCGCGGCGCCACCCTGGAGGACGTCTTCCTCCGCCTGACCGGACGGGAGTACCGGGCATGA